From Echinicola soli, a single genomic window includes:
- the sdaAB gene encoding L-serine ammonia-lyase, iron-sulfur-dependent subunit beta — translation MTRKSSVFDMIGPVMIGPSSSHTAGVVRIARAAIKVLGGIPDEAVITFYNSFARTYEGHGSDKAIIGGLMDMKTDDARIKQAFELAEERGLTYIFKSIGNASVFHPNTIKLNLARGDRKVEVIGESLGGGLINIKSIDGFHAEFSAQEHTLIIKANDVSGAIAFITSILAQEQANIATMSVSRKGKRDMACHVIEMDSGLNAITIKYLESISWIHELIYIPDIDL, via the coding sequence ATGACAAGAAAAAGTAGTGTCTTTGATATGATAGGTCCCGTGATGATAGGCCCATCTTCATCTCATACGGCAGGTGTAGTGCGCATTGCAAGGGCCGCAATCAAGGTGTTGGGCGGAATTCCTGATGAGGCCGTGATAACCTTCTACAATTCTTTTGCCCGGACGTATGAAGGTCATGGCAGTGATAAGGCCATCATAGGAGGTCTTATGGATATGAAAACTGACGATGCTCGGATAAAACAGGCCTTTGAGCTTGCTGAAGAGCGTGGATTGACTTATATTTTTAAGTCAATCGGTAATGCTTCGGTATTTCATCCCAATACGATCAAGCTAAACCTGGCCAGGGGAGATAGGAAAGTAGAAGTGATCGGAGAAAGTTTGGGCGGCGGACTGATCAATATAAAATCCATCGATGGATTTCACGCTGAATTTTCCGCACAAGAACATACGCTGATCATTAAGGCGAATGATGTCTCGGGAGCAATTGCGTTTATTACCAGTATTTTGGCACAGGAACAAGCCAATATCGCGACGATGTCCGTATCAAGAAAGGGTAAGCGTGATATGGCCTGTCATGTTATAGAGATGGATTCTGGCCTCAATGCCATTACCATTAAGTATTTAGAGAGTATCAGTTGGATTCATGAATTAATTTACATTCCGGATATTGACCTATAG